The Candidatus Hydrogenedentota bacterium genomic interval GCCGCGCCATAGTCGAGACGGCGCGGCGCTACGGCCGCATCGTGCAGGTCGGCACGATGCAACGCAGCGACCAAGGCCAATTCCGGCACGTGTGCGAGCTTGTCCGGAACGGGCGCATAGGCACGGTCAGCAAGGCCGTGTGTTTCTTCGATGCCAATCCGTATCATGAGTACATCACGCCGGAGCCGCCGCCTGATTATCTTGATTGGGACTTCTATCTGGGCCCCGCGCCGTGGCGGCCTTTCAACAGGCTCATTCACCCTTATAACTTCCGGTATTTCCGCGACTACTCGGGCGGCCTGTTGACGGATTGGGGCGTGCATCTGTTCGACATCGCGCAGTGGGGCTTGGGCAAGGACGCCACAAGCCCGGTGCGCATAGAATCGGAATCGGAGATGTATCCGGACAATATGTACGAGTTTCCCCGCTTTCAGCACATTACGTACAGCTACGGAGATGTTGAGATTGAGTGGTGGTCGGACTCAAAGCAACACCCTTTTGAGCCCGGTCAGAGTTACGGCACGAAGTTCTACGGGTCGGAAGGCGAAATCTGCGTCAACCGGGGCGGCTACTGGATCCACGGCAAGGACGGCAGAGTCATCAACGAGGATCTGGGGTTGAACGACGTCTGGCTGTACGCAAGTCCGGGACACCATCAAGATTTCTTCAACGCCATGCGTTCGCGAAGACCGCCTGTCTGCGACGCGGAAACCGGGCATCGCGCGACGGCGATTTCGCACCTGGGTAATATCGCGGCGCGCGCCGGCCGGCCGGTCGTATATGACCCTGTGAAAGAAGCGTTTTCGCAGGACGAGACCGCGAGCAAGCTTCTGCACAGGCCCATGCGCGCGCCATGGCGGCTCTAGTCAGGGAGACATGCAATGCACCGGACCCCGTTCGTATTCCTTATGGCGGCCACATGTGTTTCGTGTATAGCCGCGGCCCAGGAAGATATCGGCGCGCTTGTCCGGTCTCTCTCGAGCGGAGATGCGCTTGCCCGCCATGCTGCCTTTGAAAACGCCGCGCAATTCGGGCCGGAAGCGATCATCGCCGTGGCGCCGCTGCTCGACAATGAGCGGCCGGACGTCGTCTACGCGGCAACGCAAGCGCTCGAGAATATCGCCGGGGCCGCGACTTCCGCCGAAGAAACGCGCAAGGCCGCCTCTAACGCCCTCACCGTGGCGGCGCTTGCCACGCAGAATCGCGACCCGCTGCTTTCGCTCCTGGCCTATGTGGGCGATATAGAAGTCCTGCCTGCATTGACTAATCTCTTGACGAAGGCGCCGGAATCATTCGACGCCGCTTTGCGCGCCATTGAGAGCATCGGCCGCAACGCAGCGCAACGCGGCAACGCCGCCGGAGCGGAGACTGTATGCGCTGCGCTACTGTCCTGCCTGCAACGCAGCGAGGGACGGGAGCGGATTGGGATCATAAACGCAATCGGTGCGGCCGGAAGCGGCTGCGCCGTAGATGCGCTTATTGCCGAAGTGCAGGTCCGTGGCCCGTCCGCGGATGCCGCGGCGCAAGCGCTGGGCTATCTTGGAGGCATTCGGGCCTTCGATGCGCTCTGGCAACAGTTCGAACGCCTCGGGTCTGACATCGCGCTTGAAGCCTGCCTGCGCATGATCGAACGGCAACCCGACGCAAAAGCCGCGAAACTCTATGCGCGGATGCTGGACCGCGCGCAAACGCAGGAAAAAGCCGCGCAAGAGGGCGGCGCCCGCCACACAGCCGTTTCAGGCGACCCGCGCGTTCTGTGCCCTTCCTTGCGCGGCATCGGAAGGACCGCGGCGTCCGGCAAAGCCGTCAAGGTGCTGTTGCCCTTCCTGCGCGCTGCGCGCGCGGATGTCTATGGAGCGGCGCGGGACGCTCTGGTTGCCGTGCGCGACGAAACAGCCACGCGCAAGATGGCCGCGACCGCGCGAAAGGCCGAGCCCGACCTCAAGGCGGCCTTATTGGAAATCGTCACCATCCGCGACGTGGCCGCGGCGACGCCGTTGCTTGAAGGAGGGCTGCGCGACGGCGACCACCGTGTGCGCGCCACGGCGCTGCGCCTGTTAGGCCAACGCGCCGACGCTCGCTATGCGGACGCGTTTCTCGAGGCGGCGCAAGACAGCGACCCGAGCGTGCGCACGCAAGGCGTACGCGCCTGGCTGAACCTTGCCCACGCGGCCGGGGCCAGCGGCGATACTGCGCGGGCACGCGACATGTACCACGAGGCTCTGGGGTTCGAGGCGGAGGACACGGAGCGCGCGGCCGCCGTCGAGGGATTGACAATGATCGCCGCGCCCGAGACTTTGACCTATCTTCAGCCGCTTGTGGGGAATCCAGCCCTCGAAGGGCCGGTTGCGCGCTGCGCCTTCGCCATTGCGGACAAGATGGCCGCGGCGGACCGGGCCGCGGCGCAGGGGATCTTTGAGGCCGCGTTGCGCACCACGAAGGACCGCGAACTGGCAAAGCGCGCGCAGGCCGCGCTGGCTGCACTAGGCTTGCCGGCCAGTCTTGCCGCCGAACGTGGGTTCGTTCTACGCTGGCGGGTCATTGGCCCCTTCCCGAAGACCGCGTTTGACGCGGCGTTTCCGCCCGAATCTGAATACCAGCCCGACGCGGCGTATACAGGCGCAGACGAACAGCAGGTGCGCTGGCGGGACCATGTCGTAAACGACCCCTTGGGTATAACGGACCTCGATGACTTCCTGCAACCCACGGAGCAGGTCATCGCGTATGCCCGCGCCGTCGTCGTTGTCGATGCCGCACAGGATATTCTGGTCAAGGCCGGGTCGGACGACGGGATCGTGTGCTGGGTGAACGGCGAAAAGGTGCATGAAAACGATGCGGCCCGCGCAGTATCCGTGGACGAGGACACGAAACCCGCCGCACTTGCGGCGGGCGAGAATGTCATACTCCTGAAAATTGTGCAGGGTGGTGGTGACTGGGGTTTTTGCCTGCGGTTGACGAACCGGCAAGGCGAACCGCTTCTCTTCCGCTACGAATGACTGCCGGCGGTCACGGACTATTGCCCAAGGGCCTTGCGAATCTCGCTCAGCAGGTCCCGTGCATGATAGGGCTTGCGCACAAAGCCGACAAAACCGTCGCCGTGGCTGGTCACGTTGACCTGTTCGCTGTGGCCACTTGAAAACACAACGGGAATGTCGGGGCGTATGCCGCGGATGAGGGCGAACAGTTCGTCGCCGTCCCGGACCGGCATGGACACGTCGAGCAGGACCGCGTCAATCTCCGCCGCCCGTGCGCTGAAAATCTCCAGGCCTTCGCCTCCATCGCAAGCCGTGATCACCACCAGTCCGGCGCGTTCCAGAAAAGCCTTCGCCACGCCAAGCACGGGTTCCTCGTCATCGACGACGAGCACGGTGCCCCGGCCCCGCCACTCCGCCTGACGGTCCTCTTCAGCGCCAATCACGGGTTCCGCCACTGCCGCGCAGATGGGGAACAGCACTTCAAACGTGGTTCCTTCCGCGGGCCGGCTCTCCACGTGTATCCCGCCCCGATGCCCCCGTACCGTGCCCAAGACCGCCGCCAGACCGAGCCCGCGTCCAATGAATTTCGTGGTGAAGAAGGGGTCGAAAATACGTTCCAGCATCTCCGCGTCCATGCCGCACCCGGTGTCCGCAACACGGAGAAACACATACTGGCCGGGCGCAAGCGTTGTCTCCCTGCGAACCCGCAGGAGAAATTCGCGGTCGTACGTGCGTACGCCCGTCTGCACATAAATGGACCCCGCCCGGTCGTTCATAGCGTCCACAGCGTTGACGACAAGGCTCAGTACAAGCTGGCGCAATTGCGCCCCGTCGCCCTGGATTAGGGGCGTCCTGTCTCCGGCTTCGAGATGGAGCCGGACCTTGCGTGGCACGCTGACCTGAAGGAGGTGCGCCATTTCGCCGAGGAGTTTTCCAAGGTCAACCCGCTCCCTGGCAAGCCTGCCACGCCCGGCGTAGGTCAACAGTTGATGGGTCAGTTCGGCGGCGCGCTTCGCCGAGCTTTCGATTTGACGCAAGCACTCGCGCGCCGGGGCGTCCGCTGACAAATCGAGCAAGGCCATTTCCGCGTACCCCAGGATGCCGACAAGCAAGTTGTTGAAATCGTGAGCGACACCGCCCGCAAGCGCCGCAAGACTTTCGAGCCGTTGCGCATGCTGCATCTGCGCCTCGAGGAGGCGCCGCTCCTGCTCTGCCTGCTTGACTGCCGTGACATCATTGCCGATGCAGAGGATTTCCTTGATGTTCCCGTGTTCGTCCCGGATGGCCTTGTTGGTCCAAGCGACCCAAACCCGCTCGCCGTTGCGGCGTATGTTTTCATTCTCATTCGTTGAGTAGCGCTCCGGATTGCGGCCAATATCATCGATCATCGCGGCAAGATCGCGGCCGTTCGAGTCCAGCCCCGGCACTACCGTTCCTACCATGTGCTTGCCAAGGATCTCCGGTTCGGAATAATCGAAGAACTGCTGCGCATACTCGTTGAAGAAGGTGATGCGCCCGTCTGGTCTCCGCCGTAGGATAATGCTGTTGGCGCTTTCCACCAGTTCGCGGTATTTCTCTTCGCTGGCACGCAGGGCTTCTTCGGCGCGGCGCCGTTGGGTAATATCCACATCCATGCAGAAGACTTCCGCCACCTCGGTGCCGTCGAATACCGGAAACATGCTCGAGTAGACCCAGCGCACTTCGCCGGAACGGGTTCGGACGGGCCATTCCTTGGGCGTCGTCGCGGTTCCCGAGCGCCAAATCCCGGCAATTATCGATTCAAAGTCGCGGGCATCTTCCGGGCTCAACAGGAGGTCCCCCAGGCGCTTTCCGACCGTCTCGCGGGCTGCATATCCGTAGAGGTCGCCGCTTGCGCCGTTCCAGTGGCGCACCACCCCGTCGCGGTCGAAACCCTGAATGGCCACAAGCGGCGTATGCTCGATTACCGCCTCAAAGCGGTCCAGCGCAATTCGCAGAGCATGCTCTGCTTGCTTCTGCCTCGTGATGTCGCGACAGACCGCCTGGAACCCGGTCACCAGGTCTTCATTCTTGAGAATCTCCAGGTTCTGCCCCAGCCAGACCTCCTGCCCGTCTTTGGTCAGCACCGGAAATTCGTGATACACGCTGCAACGCCCCGCTCGCTGCTCCGCGCGCACGTACTCCCGCACTTCGTCGCGTGCATCGGGGCGGACAAACTCCGAGTAGTGCCGCCCCAGAATCTCCTCGATCGGGAAACCCAGCGTCCGGATCGCCACTGGGTTCACATATACAAAACACCCTTCGGCATTCGTCTGATAGATAATATCGCCCGCGTGCTCCACCAGCCGCCGGAATCGCTCCTCGCTCCGGCACAGCGCTTCTTCCGTCCGTCTTCGCTCCGTAATGTCTTGGAGGAATACCTGAATCGATTCCTCGCCCGACCTGGGGTCGCGCACCAGACAGGAAGTATGCGCCGCCCATTTCAGGTTCCCGCGCTGGGTCCGGAAGGGGTAGGCAAGGTCGCGAACGCGGCGCTCCTGGCGCATCCGATTGCGGATCGTGCCCACGGGCAGGACATGCGTGACCAATTCGGACACATTCTTGCCTACGGCGTCCGCGGGATTGGGATAACGGTCTTCGAGTTCCAGGATTGCGAGTGCACCACGGTCGATGAAGAGAATCGTGCCGTCGAAGGTGTAGCGGAAAAGACCGACCCCCGCGAATTGGAGCACTTCGCGTTGGATTTCGTCTATTTCCTCAGGGGTAAGGTTGGATTCGCGATTCTCGGCCATAGCGCACTCCTGAATATTCCCTCCGGCAACCCGCGGCGGAATACCCAAACACGGCATTCGTATCAACCCGTTAATCGCAAGCGGGAGGATAACACAAACACATTCTGCCCCGAAATGCCCTGAAATGCTCTGGCTAAGACGCCTGGGTCCGGCACTGACCAGAGCCGTCCCCCAAGATTGCGCTACGGATCGAGCGCTCGAGAATGCGCATGCCGTCACCTCCCAATACCGGCATCCGATACCGGCGTGACACCAGGGGGCCGCGGGGCAGAATGGCGTTGTTCCTCTCGCGGCGTATTACGCGCGGTTGGGACTCCACAGGCCGTCTGCGTCACTCCCAACAAGACGCTTGCCCCTCAGCATGGCCCCTGCGACGTCAAGAAGCACGGACACCTCTTGGGTCCGGTTCGTCATGGCGGCGTAATTTTGCCGAGGATGACCTGTCTGCGGGCGCCGGTGGCGCGCGGCACGTTCGCGGGCGTGCCACAGATGGTCTCGTTGCCGAGGATGGCGAAGGCGACGGCTTCCCGCGCCTCCATCGGGATGCCGTACTGGTCGCTGGTGAAGACCTTAACCCCGCGCAACGCCTTGCGCAACAGCTTCATGAGCGTCTTGTTTTTCGCGCCGCCACCGGCCACGACCATGTATGAAATGTCGTGCTGCGGCTGAATGAACCGCTTGAACGCGTCGCTGATGCTCTGTGCGACGGCGTGCGTCACGGTGGCTACCAGGTCCTCATAAGAGTGCTCCCGCCGCGCGGCGAGCGCGTCCCGCAGGTACACCGCCGCGCCGAACTCCTCTCGGCCCGTGCTTTTGGGCGGCACCTTGTGAAAATAGCGCGGACTGAGCAGGTATTCGAGGAATTCGTCGACCACGATACCCTTGGCTGCCGCCTCTCCGTCCTTGTCGAATTCTTTCGTTCCACGCGTGAGCAAACGAACCGCGCCATCAATCGCCATATTGCCTGGCCCCGTGTCAAAGGCAATGACGTTCTCGAATTCAGGCGTGACCACGGTGAAATTCGCGATGCCGCCAATGTTCAGACACGCCACCGGATTCTCGGATTTCCGGAATAGCACCCAGTCGGCGTAGGTAACCAGCGGCGCGCCCTGCCCTCCCGCGGCCATGTCGCGCGGCCGGAAGTCCGAGACGACCGGCAACCCGGTACGTTCGGCTATGACCGCCGTTTCGCCTATCTGCAAGGTACCGCAGGGTTCCTCGGCGGAGGGCGGGATATGCGCGACGGTGTGTCCGTGCGAGGCAACGAAGTCGACGGTGCAATCGTTGGTCTCCGCGACCTTAAGCAATTCCACTACGGCGTCCGCGAATCGCTCCCCCAGTTCGAAATTGAGCAGACAGATTTCTTTTGAATCCATGTGCTCCGCGAGAAGACGCGTGCGAAACCATGGCGTATAGGGAAAATGCCTGTGCGCGATTAGTTTCATGGCCTGCCCCGGGCCCGTACCCTTGACCCGCACCAGCACAGCCTCCAGCCCGTCGCTCGAGCTTCCCGACATGAGCCCGATCACAAACCGGGCAGGCTTGTTGCGCAGTTCTTCCAGGTTCATGCTCGCAGTCCCTTCCGCTTGCACGAATTACAGCACACACTCTCTCCTTCTCATAGTACCACATTTGCCCGCTTCGATTGTTCGTGCAGCCAAGCAACTGAACGACAATGTCCTGACTGGGATCAGCGCAACGCCGCGCCGCATTCGCGTCGCGCCGGTCAGGTCTGGTATATTCACGGTTCCCGCCGTGCAAGAGACTTTGAGGCAAAAACAAAGGGATGTATCATGGCAGATGTGATCAAGGCGACCAATATTACGTGGCATGACCACACGGTAACGCTGGAAGAACGCGAGGCGCGCTACGGCCACAAGCCGGCCGTGATCTGGTTTACCGGTCTTTCCGCATCGGGGAAATCGACGATTGCCCAGTCCGTTCAATCGGAACTGTTCGACCGTGCGTGTATGACCTTTGTCCTCGACGGCGACAATGTCCGTCATGGGCTTAACAAAGACCTTGGCTTCTCGCCGGAGGACCGGGAAGAGAACATCCGCCGTATTGGCGAAGTGGCCAAGTTGTTTGCGGATGCGGGCCTGATCGCCATGACGGCGTTCATTTCTCCGTACCGGGCCGACCGTGACAAGGCACGGGCCATCGCCGGAGACCGGTTTATCGAAGTATACGTAAAGGCTGACGTGAGCGTGTGCGAGGAGCGCGACCCGAAAGGCCTGTACAAGAAGGCCCGCGCTGGCGTTATCCCCGAGTTCACGGGGATATCGGCGCCATATGAAGAGCCGCTGAATGCGGAACTCGTGCTCGACACGGGCTCGGAGTCGCTGGCGGAATGCACGGCGCGCGTGCTCAACTACCTGATCGAACGGGGTATCCTGAAGGCGGGTTCGTGAACACTACGTACCGGTAGGTAAATACCTTGATACCGGGCGCACTGGGCTGTACGGCTATCGTACAAGGGTGTTTGGACTAAGCCCGCGCCAGCCTCCGGCCCACAGCGCTAAGTGCCCTGTGCAGACAACAAGATATCTGCGTATTATGCTTGAGATATGAAAAGCTGGATTACCTGCCGCGAATAACTTGCAATTCACACCCGGTTTATGCGAGCATTTAAGAGTCTTTATGCGTCCACGCGTTTTCCCCGTTGTCTGCGCGTAAGGGAAGCGATTTTGTCATGTATGAAGAGTTCGCTGCGGTTGTCGTGTTCTTACTACTGGGCGTTGTCGTCGTTGTGGCCACGCTGCTGCTGGGATGGTTTATCCGCATCCAGCGTCCAAACACAACGAAGAACGCCATATATGAATGCGGCGAGCCGACCATCGGCTCGGCCTGGATACGTTACAACAGCCGGTTCTACACCGTTGCGCTGGTTTACTTGCTGTTCGACGTGGAGGTCGTGGTGCTGGTTCCCGCGGCACTGGTGTTGAAAGAAATGGCCGCGGCGGGCGCAGGCTGGGTCCCCCTGGGTGCGCTGCTCCTGTTCATGCTCTTGCTGGTGCTTGGTCTGGCTTACGAGTGGCGCTACGGCAATCTGGATTGGATTGGGGAGCAGGTATACAAGACGGTACGCAAAGAAACGGGGCATCCGGAGCGTGGAGAGCATGTTGCCTGAAGCGCCTCACGATACGCCGCAGACAGCCGAACAGCTGCTGACCACGTATTTGCGTGAGCCGCGTGATTTGACGCGTTACCTGCACTACGTGAAGGTGTGCCGGGAAGAGGGCTTGCCTCTCGCGGTCATTCCGCTGGATGCCGCGGTGAACTGGTCCCGGGCGAGTTCGTTATGGCCGCTGACGTTCGGGCTCGCATGCTGCGCCATTGAAATGATGGCCACCGGCGCGTCGAAATACGATTTGGACCGCTTTGGCGCGGGCGCGTTCCGGCCCACGCCCCGGCAGGCGGACCTGATGATTGTTGCGGGCACGGTAACGCACAAAATGGCTCCGCGCGTGAAGCGGCTGTATGACCAGATGCCCGAGCCGAAATACGTGATGGCAATGGGCGCATGCACGATTGGCGGTGGACCCTACTCGGTATACGGCTATCACGTAGTAAAAGGGATCGACCGCTTCCTGCCGGTGGATGTATACGTGCCGGGTTGCCCACCGCGCCCGGAGGCGCTCATAGACGCGCTCCTGTGGCTGCAAGCCAAGATTAGCCGGGCACACCCGATTCGAGAACGTTATCAAGGATCATGACGGCACCATGACCACAGAAGAGATCCATGCGCAATTAAAAGCGCGATTCGGCGACGCAGTGGCCGAATGGCGCGCCGTCGAGCATGGCGACTCGTATATTCAGGCGGCGCCAGCGGCCTGGCATGATATTGCCGGCTTCCTGCGTGACGAGGACGGTCTCCGGTTCGACTTTCTGAGGTTGATTTCGGGAGTGGACCGCGGCGAACGGTTCTCCTCCGTGTATCACCTGTATTCCTACGAGCATGGCCACGCGGTTACCTTGCGCATCGACGTGGAGCGCGCCGACCCGCGCATCCCAAGTGTCGCGGACCTCTGGCCCGCCGCCGAATGGCACGAGCGGGAAGCGTACGACATGATGGGCATCGTGTACGAGGGCCACGAAAACCTGCGGCGGATTTTGCTGCCGGACGACTGGGAAGGCTTCCCGCTGCGCAAGGACTACGTGCCGCCGAAGAGTTACCACGGCTTAACCAATGAGTAGCCTATGGCAGACAAACGCACCATAGCCGCCTCGCGCGAGAATGCGCTGCGGACCGAGGAACTGCTGATCAACATGGGTCCGCAGCATCCCTCGACCCATGGCGTGCTGCGTCTTGTCGTGCGCACGGACGGCGAGATGGTCCGCGAGACGTGGCCGCAGATCGGGTTCTTGCACCGCTGTTTCGAGAAGGTCGCCGAATCGATCAAGTACCCGCAGATCATCCCCTATACGGAGCGGATGGACTACTTGGCGGCGATGAACAATGCTCTGGCCTATTGCCTGGCTGTCGAGAAACTCGGCCGCATCGAAGTGCCGGAGCGCGCGGTCTACATCCGCGTTGTCATGGCCGAACTGAACCGCATCGCATCGCACTTGATAGCTTTCGGCACTTACGCGCTCGACCTCGGGGCGTTCACGCCGTTCCTTTATGCGTTCCGTGAACGCGAGATGATCTTGTCGATTTTCGAAAAGGTCAGTGGCGGCCGGCTCCTCTACCACTATTCGCGTATTGGCGGCGTCGCGCGCGATATCACCCCGGACCTGGCCGAGGACATCCGCGCGTTCCTCGCGCAGATGCGCAAGGCCTGGCCCGAATACAACACCCTGCTGTCCGAGAATCAGATTTTCGTCAAGCGCACCGCGAACGTGGGCGCGATTTCACGCGAACAAGCCATAGCCTGGGGGCTGACCGGACCGTGCCTGCGCGGCAGCGGCGTCCGGTATGACCTGCGCAAGCAGCATCCCTATTCTCTCTACGAGCGCTTTGCCTTTGACGTGCCCGTCGGCGAAGGCGCCAAGGGCACGGTCGGTGACTGCTGGGATCGGTACTGGGTACGGATGCGCGAGATAATGGAAAGCTGCAACATAGTGGAGCAGGCGCTCGACGGTTTGCCCGAGGGCGAGGTCATGGCGAAGCTGCCGCGCACCATCGACCTGCCGGAAGGCGAGGTTTACGTGCCGTGCGAAAACCCGCGCGGCGAACTGGGCTTCTATATCGTTTCCGGCGGCGGTTCAAAGGCGTTGCGCATCAAAGCGCGCGGGCCGTCGTTCTGCAACTTGAGCATTACCCACGAAATCTGCCGGGAAGTGCTTCTGGCGGACGTCGTAGCCATCGTCGGTTCGATCGACATCGTCTTGGGCGAGGTGGACCGATGACGCAACCGGTGGCGTAGCCAATGGACGAGTTTGTACGGTCATTCGAGAGCGGCGCGATGCGCACCCTGTGGCCAGCGCTCGAGCACATGCCGGCGTGGGTGCCTTTTGCAGTCGTCTACACGCTCGGCGGTCTGTTCTTCGCCGCGTGGATGGGCCTTATGGCGCTCGTCTGGACGTACGGGGAGCGCCGCATCGCCGGATTTATCCAAGTCCGGTTCGGCCCGGACCGCGTTGGCCCCGTCGGTATCCTGCAGCCCTTGACGGACGGCATCAAGCTCCTCGCAAAAGAGGATATCATCCCGCGCGCCGCGCACCGGTTACTGTTCGAGGCCGCGCCGCTGCTCGTGTTTCTTGGCGTCATGATCCCCTATGCCGTACTGCCCTTCAGCGAGCGGTTCGTGTTGTCCAACATGGACGTGGCGTTGTATTACGTGCTGGCGTTTGAGGCTATCGAAGTCATCGGCGTACTGATGGCGGGTTGGGCCTCAGGCAGCAAATGGTCGCTGTACGGCGGCGTGCGCCTTGTGGCCCAGATGTTGTCCTACGAAATCCCCGTGGGGCTGTGTGTGCTTGTCGTGGTGCTGCTTGCGGGGTCGCTGAATCTGGGCGAAATCGTGCAATGGCAAACGCACGACGCGTTCGGCCTGGAGCATCCCTGGATACTTGGCTGGACGGTATTCCGCTCGCCCGCGGCCTTCATCGCGTTCATAGTGTTTTATGTTGCCGGGCTCGCGTCGACGAAACGCGCCCCCTTCGACCTGCCCGAGGCGGAAAGCGAGCTTGTCGCCGGATATCACACCGAGTACTCCGGCATTCGCTTCTCCTTCTTCTTCATGTCGGAGTATGCGGCCATGTACGTCATGTCCGCGCTGACGGCGATACTGTTCCTGGGCGGGTGGCATGGCCCGATCCCGCGCCCGGACGTGCCCGAGGGTCTGACATTCCTGTCGCTGTGGAGCCAGGCAATGAGCGGGGGGATCTCCGGCGTGGACTCCTTCCTTGACAAAGTCTTTCTCTTCGTCGCAAGCGGGTTTGGGGCGCTTTTCAGTGGCCAGGGGCTGCGTATCGCGGCATCGGAGACAATTGGCGTCGTCAACATGGTTGGCAAGGCGTTTCTCCTTTATTTCGTCATGATCTGGGTGCGCTGGACGCTGCCGCGCATCCGTATCGACCAGGTCATGTATCTGTGTCTCAAGGTTTTTCTGCCCGTCAGCCTCCTATGCGTGCTGTGGGCCATGATCCAAGTGGTGGTATTCTCATGAGCGCACAAGTGAAACGCAGGCGCAACCCGCTGGCTCAGTACTTCGCCGATATCTGGGCCGGCATTGTGACCACCTATGCGGGGATGCGCCTGACGCTGGGTTACTTCTTCTCGAAGCCGGTCACGTTGCGTTATCCCGAGCAGCGGCCCGTCATCCCGCCCACCCACCGCGGAATTCACACTTATGACGAGGACAGCTGCACCATCTGCCGGCGCTGCGCCATGGTCTGCCCCGTCGATTGTATCGATATCGAGACAGTCGGGCGCGGCAAAGACCAGCTCATGCTCCACTTCAGAATCGACTACGCGCGCTGCCTGTTCTGCAATCTGTGCGCGGAGGGCTGCCAGTCAAGCGGACTGAAGCTGACGGAAGGATATAACCTTGCTACAGGGTCGCGCGCGCTTTGTGTTCGTGAATTGGCCCGGCCCAAGACGGAGGAAGAGATCCAGGCAGTGAAGGACCGTATCGCGCAAAAGGACGCCGAAAAAGCGGCAAAGGCGGCAAGAGAGGCGCTGGATAAGAAGGCGAAGGAACAGCAGGAGGGCACCACGGCATGACCCCGGACCTTGCAGGGGCCGCGCCCGCGGCGTGGCAGGGAGCGAACATCTCCTTCTGGGGGATCACTGCGCTCGTGCTCGTATCCGCCTGCTTCGCCGCGTTCAGCCGCCGGATCGTCTATGCGGCATTTGCCCTGTTCTTCACGCTGGTCGGCATGGCGGGCTACTACGTCCTGCTCGGCTCCGGCTTCCTTGCCGTCACGCAAATCATCATCTATGTCGGGGGCATTCTGGTGCTGCTCATGTTCGGCATTCTGCTCACGAGCGCGCCCATCGTGCGCGAACCCATCGAGTCCCGATACCTGTACGCCGCCGCGCTAGTCTGCGGCGTGGTGCTCTTCGCGGTGCTGGCCACTGCCGTACTGAACACACCCTGGCAGGTGACGCCGTCCGCGGCGGAGCCACCAAGCGAGGTGCGCGCGCTGGGCAGGCAAATGCTCACTACGTACCTCGTGCCGCTGGAAGTCGCGGGTATTACGCTCTTGTTCTGCCTCGTGGGCGCGGCTTATCTGGTGCGGAGGCGCGAGTAATGCCAAACACCGCCAACCTGTTCAGCGCCCATCCCGGCGGCATTCACCTCTACCTGCTCGTCGCCGTCGCGCTATTCTGTCTGGGTCTCACCGCTTGCA includes:
- a CDS encoding Gfo/Idh/MocA family oxidoreductase — its product is MSERTITRRFFVNKVCLAAVGAWGAAAIRPRPAPAAVSRAAANEKIVLGFIGAGGMGRSHFDRLCAHPEVTFAAVADPDRQRLNAAQTHAAGYGMNIEIYVDFREMLERHPDIDAVFVTTPDHWHALATVHCLRAGKDVYCEKPLALTIAEGRAIVETARRYGRIVQVGTMQRSDQGQFRHVCELVRNGRIGTVSKAVCFFDANPYHEYITPEPPPDYLDWDFYLGPAPWRPFNRLIHPYNFRYFRDYSGGLLTDWGVHLFDIAQWGLGKDATSPVRIESESEMYPDNMYEFPRFQHITYSYGDVEIEWWSDSKQHPFEPGQSYGTKFYGSEGEICVNRGGYWIHGKDGRVINEDLGLNDVWLYASPGHHQDFFNAMRSRRPPVCDAETGHRATAISHLGNIAARAGRPVVYDPVKEAFSQDETASKLLHRPMRAPWRL
- a CDS encoding HEAT repeat domain-containing protein, producing the protein MHRTPFVFLMAATCVSCIAAAQEDIGALVRSLSSGDALARHAAFENAAQFGPEAIIAVAPLLDNERPDVVYAATQALENIAGAATSAEETRKAASNALTVAALATQNRDPLLSLLAYVGDIEVLPALTNLLTKAPESFDAALRAIESIGRNAAQRGNAAGAETVCAALLSCLQRSEGRERIGIINAIGAAGSGCAVDALIAEVQVRGPSADAAAQALGYLGGIRAFDALWQQFERLGSDIALEACLRMIERQPDAKAAKLYARMLDRAQTQEKAAQEGGARHTAVSGDPRVLCPSLRGIGRTAASGKAVKVLLPFLRAARADVYGAARDALVAVRDETATRKMAATARKAEPDLKAALLEIVTIRDVAAATPLLEGGLRDGDHRVRATALRLLGQRADARYADAFLEAAQDSDPSVRTQGVRAWLNLAHAAGASGDTARARDMYHEALGFEAEDTERAAAVEGLTMIAAPETLTYLQPLVGNPALEGPVARCAFAIADKMAAADRAAAQGIFEAALRTTKDRELAKRAQAALAALGLPASLAAERGFVLRWRVIGPFPKTAFDAAFPPESEYQPDAAYTGADEQQVRWRDHVVNDPLGITDLDDFLQPTEQVIAYARAVVVVDAAQDILVKAGSDDGIVCWVNGEKVHENDAARAVSVDEDTKPAALAAGENVILLKIVQGGGDWGFCLRLTNRQGEPLLFRYE
- a CDS encoding PAS domain S-box protein → MAENRESNLTPEEIDEIQREVLQFAGVGLFRYTFDGTILFIDRGALAILELEDRYPNPADAVGKNVSELVTHVLPVGTIRNRMRQERRVRDLAYPFRTQRGNLKWAAHTSCLVRDPRSGEESIQVFLQDITERRRTEEALCRSEERFRRLVEHAGDIIYQTNAEGCFVYVNPVAIRTLGFPIEEILGRHYSEFVRPDARDEVREYVRAEQRAGRCSVYHEFPVLTKDGQEVWLGQNLEILKNEDLVTGFQAVCRDITRQKQAEHALRIALDRFEAVIEHTPLVAIQGFDRDGVVRHWNGASGDLYGYAARETVGKRLGDLLLSPEDARDFESIIAGIWRSGTATTPKEWPVRTRSGEVRWVYSSMFPVFDGTEVAEVFCMDVDITQRRRAEEALRASEEKYRELVESANSIILRRRPDGRITFFNEYAQQFFDYSEPEILGKHMVGTVVPGLDSNGRDLAAMIDDIGRNPERYSTNENENIRRNGERVWVAWTNKAIRDEHGNIKEILCIGNDVTAVKQAEQERRLLEAQMQHAQRLESLAALAGGVAHDFNNLLVGILGYAEMALLDLSADAPARECLRQIESSAKRAAELTHQLLTYAGRGRLARERVDLGKLLGEMAHLLQVSVPRKVRLHLEAGDRTPLIQGDGAQLRQLVLSLVVNAVDAMNDRAGSIYVQTGVRTYDREFLLRVRRETTLAPGQYVFLRVADTGCGMDAEMLERIFDPFFTTKFIGRGLGLAAVLGTVRGHRGGIHVESRPAEGTTFEVLFPICAAVAEPVIGAEEDRQAEWRGRGTVLVVDDEEPVLGVAKAFLERAGLVVITACDGGEGLEIFSARAAEIDAVLLDVSMPVRDGDELFALIRGIRPDIPVVFSSGHSEQVNVTSHGDGFVGFVRKPYHARDLLSEIRKALGQ
- a CDS encoding anhydro-N-acetylmuramic acid kinase, yielding MNLEELRNKPARFVIGLMSGSSSDGLEAVLVRVKGTGPGQAMKLIAHRHFPYTPWFRTRLLAEHMDSKEICLLNFELGERFADAVVELLKVAETNDCTVDFVASHGHTVAHIPPSAEEPCGTLQIGETAVIAERTGLPVVSDFRPRDMAAGGQGAPLVTYADWVLFRKSENPVACLNIGGIANFTVVTPEFENVIAFDTGPGNMAIDGAVRLLTRGTKEFDKDGEAAAKGIVVDEFLEYLLSPRYFHKVPPKSTGREEFGAAVYLRDALAARREHSYEDLVATVTHAVAQSISDAFKRFIQPQHDISYMVVAGGGAKNKTLMKLLRKALRGVKVFTSDQYGIPMEAREAVAFAILGNETICGTPANVPRATGARRQVILGKITPP